A stretch of the Aegilops tauschii subsp. strangulata cultivar AL8/78 chromosome 4, Aet v6.0, whole genome shotgun sequence genome encodes the following:
- the LOC109780744 gene encoding uncharacterized protein yields the protein MSWVSFNEAVAEHIKTGIGQEVRLFALDTVESTVDLVLNGQQLNSHFIGNHWDFEAKKSFLLAEVVTLEAPNAKRAPKQPAAPKHPRAPKQPRAPKQPRAPKKPATPKQPAAPKKPAPKKPATPKQPAAPKKTTNKSVECSASSSVVVDNSNLSAFEMAQTMGSQYRVFPDDVEFSPDDVDHPATMQSQTVFDVVDSTERCESSVVNQEEPLIDWSLIEIAPPITEEDNMCDPLGINDVDIPITEDNMCDLLGINDEAGPEPPPSPPSEEVYMTDEEDHHLFIEAAIPVDDSVPPDEEIAYDKENPQMYLGALFPSMKDFRMAIRQYGIKREIDIWGYKTDKKRYLGKCRAKGCPWRITARVRTDGQNIRVTKISVKHKCSSTGRIKSSMTSQGWVAQRTVPLIQSDPTIGCKELLENLQDTYGTTIEYHTVWKGKDIAQKEIYGSMRQSFQYLFNFKAEVEKRSPGSIVEVDMKMVNGMVRFNRFFMALKPCIDGFKAGCRPYLSIDSTALTGKWRGHLAACTALDGHNWMYPVAFAFIDGETDENWTWFMSQHNKALGPVSPLAICTDACKGLENAVQKNSLMQIKGSVLGISWLTSLKSSKEMCLAECGQLLGHIGHKFLTTT from the exons ATGTCATGGGTTAGCTTCAATGAAGCTGTGGCAGAACATATCAAAACGGGGATAGGCCAGGAGGTGCGGTTGTTTGCATTAGACACCGTCGAGAGCACAGTTGATCTTGTACTTAATGGTCAGCAACTGAATTCCCACTTTATTGGCAATCATTGGGACTTTGAGGCCAAGAAATCATTTCTGTTAGCTGAGGTTGTTACATTGGAGGCACCCAATGCAAAGAGGGCTCCAAAACAGCCAGCTGCTCCCAAACACCCGCGTGCTCCCAAACAGCCGCGTGCTCCCAAACAGCCGCGCGCTCCCAAAAAGCCAGCTACCCCCAAACAGCCAGCTGCCCCGAAAAAGCCAGCTCCCAAAAAGCCAGCTACCCCCAAACAGCCAGCTGCTCCAAAAAAGACAACTAACAAATCTGTAGAATGCAGTGCTAGCTCCTCTGTGGTTGTTGACAATTCAAACTTGTCAGCTTTCGAGATGGCACAGACAATGGGTAGTCAATATAGAGTTTTTCCTGATGATGTGGAGTTTTCACCGGATGATGTTGACCACCCAGCCACAATGCAATCTCAAACTGTTTTTGATGTGGTTGATAGTACTGAGAGATGTGAGTCCTCCGTGGTTAATCAGGAAGAACCACTCATAGATTGGAGCTTGATTGAGATAGCTCCTCCCATAACTGAAGAAGACAATATGTGTGATCCTCTTGGTATTAACGATGTCGACATTCCCATAACCGAAGATAATATGTGCGATCTTCTTGGTATCAACGATGAGGCGGGCCCTGAGCCACCACCTTCTCCACCTAGTGAGGAAGTTTACATGACCGATGAGGAGGACCATCATCTTTTCATTGAGGCTGCCATTCCCGTGGATGATAGTGTGCCACCAGATGAGGAGATTGCATATGACAAAGAGAACCCGCAGATGTATCTTGGTGCTTTGTTTCCTTCAATGAAAGATTTTAGGATGGCTATCAGACAATATGGAATTAAAAGGGAGATCGACATTTGGGGATATAAGACTGATAAGAAAAGATATCTTGGCAAATGTAGAGCCAAGGGTTGTCCATGGAGGATTACAGCCAGAGTGAGGACCGATGGACAAAACATAAGG GTTACCAAGATTTCTGTGAAGCACAAGTGCTCCTCTACCGGTAGGATAAAAAGCAGCATGACATCTCAAGGATGGGTAGCACAGAGGACCGTACCCCTTATACAGAGTGACCCTACAATTGGATGCAAAGAGCTGTTGGagaatttgcaagatacatatggcaCTACAATTGAGTATCATACGGTGTGGAAAGGCAAAGATATAGCACAAAAAGAGATTTATGGTAGCATGAGGCAAAGTTTTCAATATTTGTTTAACTTCAAAGCGGAAGTTGAGAAGAGATCCCCAGGCAGCATTGTAGAGGTGGATATGAAGATGGTTAACGGTATGGTTCGCTTTAACCGATTCTTTATGGCTCTTAAACCTTGCATTGATGGCTTTAAAGCTGGTTGTAGACCATATCTTAGTATAGACTCAACTGCACTCACCGGTAAATGGAGAGGTCACTTAGCCGCTTGTACAGCATTAGATGGGCATAATTGGATGTATCCTGTAGCATTTGCATTCATTGATGGTGAAACCGATGAAAATTGGACATGGTTCATGTCACAACACAACAAGGCATTAGGTCCTGTTTCCCCTCTAGCTATATGCACAGATGCATGTAAAGGTTTAGAGAATGCAGTCCAAAAAAATTCCCTTATGCAGATCAAAGGGAGTGTTTTAGGCATCTCATGGCTAACTTCTCTAAAAAGTTCCAAGGAGATGTGTTTGGCAGAATGTGGCCAGCTGCTAGGGCATATAGGCCACAAGTTTTTAACTACCACATGA
- the LOC141021621 gene encoding uncharacterized protein codes for MFDTSIKCDYIKNNLAESFNGWIKDYKDLPPDELADTLRELVMKLHEKRRKIGMKLKGKIIPAIIQQIHNRTRGLKHLKVGKSGVASCEVRDTSKYNLRHVVKIDQSECTCLEWQHTGKPCEHALAFLLDRRNPRWEDYVHDYFSLEKFRATYAGEIEPLTDRSQWPHVQFPFDMEAPLDKKRGVGRPRKNRYKSFLKGGDGGPKKKKEPKQLGSKNRCKRCHILGHRQSTCPLNGPKPRKRKKRAPRYPADDDASAPEPEVAAQQPEDVGYGVG; via the exons ATGTTTGACACCTCCATTAAATGTGATTACATCAAGAATAACCTTGCCGAGTCTTTTAATGGTTGGATTAAAGATTACAAAGATTTGCCACCTGATGAGCTAGCTGACACTCTTAGAGAGCTAGTCATGAAACTTCATGAGAAAAGGAGAAAGATTGGAATGAAACTGAAAGGAAAAATTATTCCAGCCATCATCCAACAGATTCATAATAGGACAAGGGGACTTAAACATTTGAAAGTTGGGAAATCTGGAGTTGCAAGTTGTGAGGTGAGGGACACAAGTAAATACAACTTGCGACATGTTGTGAAAATTGACCAAAGCGAGTGCACGTGCTTGGAGTGGCAGCACACAGGGAAGCCTTGTGAGCATGCACTTGCTTTCTTGCTAGATAGAAGGAACCCCAGATGGGAGGATTATGTGCATGACTATTTCTCTCTGGAGAAGTTTCGGGCAACATATGCTGGAGAGATTGAGCCATTGACAGATAGGTCTCAATGGCCACATGTACAATTTCCATTTGATATGGAGGCTCCATTAGACAAGAAAAGAGGTGTTGGAAGGCCTAGAAAGAACAGGTACAAGAGCTTCCTCAAAGGTGGAGATGGTGGTCCTAAAAAGAAGAAAGAGCCAAAACAGCTAGGCAGCAAGAATAGATGCAAAAGATGCCACATTTTAGGCCACAGGCAGTCCACGTGTCCATTGAATGGACCAAAGCCAAG gaaaagaaagaagagAGCACCAAGATATCCAGCTGATGATGATGCCTCGGCACCGGAACCTGAAGTGGCAGCCCAACAACCTGAA GATGTTGGCTACGGCGTTGGCTGA